From Puntigrus tetrazona isolate hp1 chromosome 8, ASM1883169v1, whole genome shotgun sequence, the proteins below share one genomic window:
- the LOC122350110 gene encoding kazal-type serine protease inhibitor domain-containing protein 1-like — protein sequence MLMHVVTLGVLVLSCGPAGAFPSYKDDYMDEDLATFDYYKGTDDFGEGNGTQECEECVPELCPLPLSCRAGLVRDGCGCCSQCANLEGQTCDLGQRNVYYGLCGENLECKPDRSDGADAEEPEAQCVCLYQKPLCGSDGQTYMNICKYKEAAYLNPALNVSDGPCRTVPIIKVPPHNLVNVTGSSIAFLCEVFAFPMALVEWRKDGKEVILPGDDPHISVQSRGGPQKYELSSWLQIEEAGQMDSGTYRCIARNELGHVSATAVLGVLPPDEMSTYLEQNLNEMMSYDQLQDYDRDYY from the exons ATGTTAATGCACGTGGTTACGCTTGGCGTTTTGGTTCTGAGCTGCGGACCCGCAGGCGCTTTCCCCAGTTACAAAGATGACTACATGGACGAGGACCTGGCCACCTTTGACTATTACAAAGGCACGGATGATTTTGGCGAGGGGAACGGGACGCAGGAGTGCGAGGAGTGCGTTCCGGAGCTGTGCCCGCTCCCGCTGAGCTGCAGAGCCGGGCTGGTGCGGGACGGCTGCGGCTGCTGCTCTCAGTGCGCCAACCTGGAGGGACAGACCTGCGATCTGGGCCAGAGAAACGTCTATTACGGGCTGTGCGGGGAGAACCTGGAGTGCAAACCGGACCGGTCGGATGGAGCGGACGCAGAGGAGCCGGAagcccagtgtgtgtgtttgtaccaGAAACCTCTGTGTGGCTCAGACGGACAGACTTACATGAATATCTGCAAATATAAAGAAGCGGCTTATTTGAATCCTGCACTCAATGTGAGCGACGGGCCTTGCAGAACAG TCCCTATCATCAAGGTGCCGCCGCATAATCTGGTAAATGTAACGGGCAGCAGTATAGCATTTCTTTGTGAAGTGTTTGCATTTCCCATGGCGCTAGTGGAATGGAGGAAAGATGGAAAAGAGGTCATTTTACCTGGTGATGATCCCCACATATCGGTTCAG TCACGAGGTGGCCCTCAGAAATATGAACTTTCCAGTTGGCTGCAGATCGAAGAGGCCGGTCAGATGGATTCTGGCACATACAGGTGCATCGCTCGAAACGAGCTTGGCCATGTCTCAGCCACAGCGGTTTTAGGAGTCCTGCCACCAG atGAGATGTCTACCTATTTGGAGCAAAACTTAAATGAAATGATGAGCTATGACCAATTACAGGACTATGACAGGGATTATTACTAA